In Mycolicibacterium nivoides, the DNA window CGAGCTGCGACTGCAGGCCGAACAAGCAGGTATCGCCTTCGCGCGGGCCAGCACCCCGAACGCCGACAGGCGTTTCGCTCGGTTGGCCGCCGGGTTGATCGATGAGCTCCGCACCGGTGCGGAGCCGCTGCGGGTTGCCGGTCCTGATCCGGTGCCCGGCTACGGATTCAGCGTCAACGGTGCGCTGTGCTCACCGCGCTGCTGTGGCACGCCGTCCTAGTACGCGAACCACCTGAGGCCCGGAAAAGTCAGTCCCGCCAAGCGGATTGCAGGATCGCCTCGAGTGCGGCCAGTCGTGCCGAGCGGACCACCCGGTCCAACGGCCTCATGGCATCGCCGGCGATCTGGACCTCCGAGGAACTCTGCAGGCCGATCGGCATCAGCCCCGAGCTCACCGTGATGATCGCTTCCACGTGGGCGGCGTTCTCCAGCACCCGCACGGCCCGGGTCGGGGCATGGTCCGGGATCGGGTGCATCCGGCCGGCCTCGAGGATGTCCTCCACCATGCCGCGCGGGTCGTCGATGTCGATACCGACACCGGCCCGCAGCGCGACCAGGGTGTCGGCGGCCGAGCGCACCGCCGCCTTCAACTCGTACTCGGCCTCGCCGAGGTCGTAGTGCTGCGGCGGTGGCAGAACCGGCAGTGAGTACACCGTCCACGACAGTGCCCGCGGTTCGGGCGCCAACGTGGATTCGGTTTCCACGTCATCGAATTCGAAATACTCGAACTCCGGCACCAACCCGACGCCGTCCAGCTCGTCATGGGTCACCAGCACCGCTTCGCCGACCGCCAGCGCATCCCGCTGGAACTGCGAACCCGCAGGCAGACCGCGGACGTCGCCGGGAACCGGCAGGGCCACCCTGATCGAGGGCCTGGTGCCGGATCTGCCGACGGCGGTGCGGAGGGTCTGCAGCAACGACACCGAACCGGAGTCCTCCAACTCCGGCCAGGGCAGGCTGGTTCGGACCGCCGCCTGCGAGTCATAGGCGGTCACAGAATGCATTGGTGCCCACTGGGATAACGCGTCGAGGACGTCGTCGGGCGCGGCCGCGCCGGCAAGCCAGGCGTTGGCCCACATCGAGAGAGTTGCACTTGGACACCACATGATCCTGGCAGTGTAATTGTCGGTCGCCGATCAGGCCTGATTCGCTAGGGTGGGCGCATGCCCCTACCGCTGATCTGGCTCATCCTGGCGCTGGGACTCGCCGGGGCAGAAGCGCTGACCGGCGACATGTTCCTGCTCATGCTGGCCGGCGGGGCACTGGCCGCGAGCGGATCGAGTTGGCTGTTCGACCTGCCTCTCTGGGCTGACGGTGCGGTGTTTCTCGTGGTGTCGGTGCTGTTGCTGGTCTTGGTCCGGCCCGCGTTGCGGCGCCGTTTCGAGGCCGGACGAGGACTTCCCGAGCCCGTCAAGGCGCTCGAAGGCAAGACCGCACTGGTGTTGGATCGGGTGGCCCAGCACGAAGGGCAGGTCAAGCTGGATGGAGAAGTCTGGACGGCGCGGCCCCTCAACGACCACGATGTGTATGAACCCGGTGAGCATGTGACCGTGGTCAGGATCGACGGCGCCACCGCGGTGGTCTTCAAGGCGATGTAGTGCCTCTTCAATACGATTTCGAAACGACGTAGCCCCAGGGAGGGATTCACCATGGAAGGTGCCGTAGCCGGGCTGGTCTTGTTGCTTGTGCTGGTGGTGTTCGCGATCATCGTCGTGGCCAAATCG includes these proteins:
- a CDS encoding NfeD family protein, translating into MPLPLIWLILALGLAGAEALTGDMFLLMLAGGALAASGSSWLFDLPLWADGAVFLVVSVLLLVLVRPALRRRFEAGRGLPEPVKALEGKTALVLDRVAQHEGQVKLDGEVWTARPLNDHDVYEPGEHVTVVRIDGATAVVFKAM